The genome window CTGGCCGGTGCCGCACAGCAACACGAAGGACTGCTACTGGTCATCACCCCGGACAGCCAGAGTGCAGAACAGCTACAGTCACAACTGCGTTTCTTTTGTGATGATGCATCGCTGGATATCCTGTGTTTTCCTGACTGGGAAACCTTGCCCTATGATGCGTTTTCACCGCACCAGGACATTATCTCCGAACGGCTCGAAACCCTGTGTCGCCTGCCTGAGCTGAAGCGTGGCGTGCTACTGGTACCGGTGGCCACACTGCTGCAGCGGCTGCCACCGAAAAGTTTCCTGGACCAGTACAGCCTGGTACTCGATCGTGGCGATACACTTGACCTCGACGCCATGCGCAAACGACTCGAAACCGCCGGATACCGTTGCGTGGAACAGGTCATGGAGCATGGCGAATTTGCCGTGCGCGGCGCCCTGCTGGACCTGTTTCCCATGGGCAGCGCGACACCGTTCCGCATCGATCTGTTCGATAATGAAATCGAGTCCATCCGTACCTTTGACCCGGAAACACAACGCTCCATCGACAAGGTACAACAGGTACGCCTGTTACCGGCACGTGAATTCCCGGTCGACGAGGCGGCCATCAGACGCTTCCGCCAGAACTGGCGGGACCTGTTTGAAGGCGACCCGCAACGTGCGCTGATCTACCGCGACGTCAGTAATAACGTTATCCCTGGAGGCATCGAGTATTACCTGCCGCTGTTCGTCGAGGAAAGTGCCACGCTGTTCGACTACCTGCCGGGCGACTGTTTCCTGGTAGAAAGCGAGGATGCTCATGCGGCGATTGATGAGTTCCGGCAGGAAGTCGAGGAGCGCTTCGAATCCCTTCGACACGATATTGAACGGCCACTGCTGCCACCGGATCGTCTCTACCTGTCTGACGATGAAATGCGTCGTGCGCTCGATAACAGCGCGCGTATCGAGCTGCAGCGTGCGGAAGCACTGGACCTGCACGGCAAAACACTCCCGGGGGGCGCATCGGCACAGACAACTCATCTCAATTATGCGACCCGCGCGCTGCCCGATTTGCAAATCAAGGTGCGCACGGAACACCCGGCGGCCGCATTGCAGAATTTCATCGCCGGCTTCCCGGGACGTGTACTGGTTTGCGCCGAATCGGCTGGCCGACGCGAAACCCTGCAGGGGCAGCTACGTGAATTTGGCCTGCGGGCGCAGACGGTTGCTGGCTGGCACGCATTTCTTGAAAGTGACCTTGATCTCGGTATCACGGTTGCACCCCTCGAAAAAGGCGCGTGGTTAGCCGGTGAAAATCCGGTCGTCCTGATTACCGAGGCCCGCCTGTTTGGTGAGCGCGCCCTGCAACAGCAACAGCGCAGGAAACCGAAACGCGATGCCGAAGCCATTGTCCGCAACCTCACCGACCTGAATATCGGTGCTCCGGTGGTACACGAAGACCACGGTGTCGGTCGCTATATCGGTCTGCAGAAACTGACCGTCGGTGGCCGCGAGTCCGAATTTCTCACACTCGAATATGCCGGTAACGATAAACTCTATGTCCCGGTTGCCTCACTGCATCTGATCAGCCGCTACACCGGTTCCAGCCCGGAAAGCGCACCACTGCATCGGCTTGGCAGCGACCAGTGGGAAAAAGCCCGCAAGCGTGCTGCTCAGCGAGTGTGTGATGTCGCCGCCGAACTGCTCGACATCTATGCACGCCGTGCCGCTCGCCAGGGTTATACCTTCCCGTTCGATGCCGATGAATACCGCGCCTTCGCCAGCACCTTCCCGTTCGAGGAAACGCCCGACCAGGCCAGTGCTATCGAAGCCGTTATTGCCGACATGACCGGCCCGCAGCCGATGGATCGTGTGGTGTGTGGTGATGTCGGGTTCGGAAAGACCGAAGTCGCCATGCGTGCCGCATTCGTCGCTGCACAGGCCGGACGCCAGGTGGCTGTGCTGGTGCCGACCACCCTGCTCGCCCAGCAGCACTACCAGAACTTTGCCGACCGCTTTGCCGACTGGCCTATCCGGGTCGATGTGCTGTCGCGCTTCCGCAGTAAAAAACAGCAGGACGACATCCTGCAGCGTTATGCAAACGGCGCACTGGATATATTGATTGGCACACACAAGATTCTGCAGGGTGACGTCAAACCGAAAAATCTTGGCCTGGTCATTATCGACGAAGAACACCGCTTTGGCGTGCGCCAGAAGGAAATACTCAAGGCACTGCGGACCGAGGTCGACCTGCTCACGTTAACCGCCACACCGATACCACGCACACTGAATATGTCCCTGTCCGGCCTGCGCGACCTGTCCATCATCGCCACGCCACCGGCACAACGACTGACCATCAAGACCTTTATCACGGAATGGAACAAGGCCACCATCCGTGAGGCCTGCCTGCGCGAAATCAAGCGCGGCGGCCAGGTTTACTTCCTGCACAACGAAGTCGACAACATCGAAATCATCGCCCGTGAACTGCGCGAACTGATGCCGGAAGCCACCCTGGAAGTCGGTCATGGCCAGATGCGCGAGCGTGAACTGGAGCAGGTAATGCTGGACTTCTACCACCGTCGCTTCAATATCCTGCTGTGCACCACCATCATTGAAAGCGGTATCGATGTACCCAGTGCCAACACCATTCTGATCAACCGCGCCGACAAACTCGGGCTTGCCCAGTTACACCAGCTACGCGGTCGCGTCGGACGATCTCATCACCGCGCCTATGCCTACATGGTGGTGCCACCACGCAAGGCCATGAGTGACGATGCCATTAAACGCATCGAGGCCATTGAATCGCTGGAAGACCTGGGTTCCGGTTTTACCCTGGCTACCCACGACCTGGAAATCCGTGGCGCCGGTGAACTGCTGGGTGACGACCAGAGCGGCCAGATTCACGAAATAGGTTTCAGCCTGTATACCGAACTGCTGGAGCGCGCCGTCACTGCCCTGAAAGCCGGCCGTCAGCCGGAACTGGAGCGCCCGCTTAACCATGGCCCGGAAGTCGACCTGCACCTGCCGGCGCTGATTCCCGATGATTACATGCATGATGTGCACGGCCGCCTGATCCTGTACAAACGCATTGCCAGTGCAGCGAACGAAGACGAGCTGCGTGAGTTACAGGTAGAAATGATCGACCGTTTTGGCCTGCTGCCGGAACCGGTCAAACAACTGTTCGAGGTCACGCGACTGAAACTTGAAGCGGCACCACTCGGCATCAGCAAAATCGATGCCGGCGAGGAAAGCGGCAGGCTGCTGTTCGGGCCGGAACCGAACGTGGACCCGGGCACTATCATCCGGCTTATCCAGACCGAGCCACAGCACTACCGGCTGGATGGCTCTGATATGATCCGTTTCTATGCAGACATGAATGACACTGAAAAACGTCTGCATACTGTCAGTAATTTACTGGAAAGGTTGAGCACCCGTTCAGCTTAGGGCAGGATGGTTACCATGATAAAATTTACCCGGCGCGTTTTTTATACCCTGTTCCTGTTCAACAGCCTGATATCCCCGATCCTGGCTGACGATGCACCGCGTCAGTTCGATATCGAATTGCTGATTTTCCAGAATCTCAGTGCGAGCGATGGAGGCGAAGTCTGGCCTGTTGACTACTCGGAATGGTTTACCGAAGACACAACGGGATCAAATGGGGAAGGAACCCGGGGTGCGCCCCGTACCGGCAAGAGATTGAACAATCCGTTCTGGCTTGACCGTCAAAACCTGCACCTGGCGGCCGAACAGGTGGCGCTTAAACGCTCTGCCAATTACCGGCCATTGCGCCATATTGCCTGGCGCCAGACAGTACTCGACCGCAAGCGGGCACAAGCTATCGAACTACCACCGGGTGGAAACCAGTTTTCGACAACGGTGGAAGGCACTGTACGCGTTGCCGTCGAACGCTACCTGCATCTCTATCTCGACCTGCAACTGATCGACAAAACGCTGGTTATAAAAACCGACTTCAGTGACAACGAACTGCCGGAGTTCAGGCTGAAAGAACACCGCCGCATGCGTAGCAAGGAATTACATTATTTCGATCATCCAAAGTTCGGTGTGATTGCGCTGATTACACCTTACACGCCCGCCCCATCACAGGCAGAAACCGCGAAACCACCAGCTACTGAATCACCCACAAAAAATCCCGGACAATAAAAAACCGGGCCGAAGCCCGGTTAATGCATCTATTAATGTAATGCCCGTTATATTGTTTTTAACCAATTGATTAGCAAAGTTTCAACATTAATCATTGCTGAATTCAGAGTTTGTTGAATCTCTTCCATGTGAATTGCCTTGCCACCAAACCCGGCGGCACGGTTGGCAACCACCGAGCAAGAGGCGTAACAAAGGCCCAGTTCCCGGGCCAGCGCCGCTTCCGGCATGCCCGTCATCCCGACCAGTGTGCAGCCATCACGCCGCATGCGATCGATCTCAGCCGCAGTTTCAAGCCTTGGACCCTGGGTTGCGCCATACACCCCGCCGTCAGACAGCTGGATGTCACTCGACTGTGCGACATTCAGTAACGTGTGGCGCAGGGTTTCACAGTAGGGTTCGGTGAAATCGATATGCGTAACCTTGCCGGGGCTGCCATCGAAAAAGCTGTGTTTACGTCCCCAGGTGTAATCGATGATCTGGTTCGGAAGCGCGAGCACACCAGGCAACATATCTGCCTGTATACCGCCAACAGCCGCAACGGCAACGACCTGCTCCACTCCCGCTTCACGTAATGCAAACATATTGGCCCGGTAGTTGACCCGGTGAGGCGGGATGGAATGTGCTGCTCCGTGACGTGCCAGAAACACCACGTCACTACCATCGATACGCCCATGGCTTAACGGTGATGAAGGTTTGCCATACGGGGTTTCCAGCTCCTCGTGACGGATGATTTCCAGCCCTTCAATCCGGCCCAAACCGGTTCCGCCAATAATGCCTGCTACAGTCACCTGCACTCCTTTTACGTTGTCCCTGCGACAGCGTAGATCGCCGGCAGATTTCGCCAGTAGCCGTGAAAATCCATACCACAGCCGAATACATAACGGTCCTCGACTTCCAGGCCAACAAAATCAGCCGTTAGTCCCGGGGCTTTTCGGTGGTGTTTTTTCTCGACCAGCACGGCGCTGTATACGGCTTCAACGTCCTGCTCCCGGCAGTACTCCATGATAGCGGACAGCGTCAAGCCTTCATCGAGTATGTCATCCACAACCAGCACAGTACGCCTCTTCAGGTCATGCAGCGGGCGCGCCAACCAGTTCAGGGTCAGCCCGCCTTGTGTCCCCTGGTAACGCGTAGCGTGCAGGTAATCCAGTTGCACCGGGAAATCCAGCCGGGTAAACAATTCGCCGGTCGGGACCAGACCGCCGCTCATCACGCACAGTATGACCGGGTTCGTATCACACAGTTCGCGTGTAATGTCCTTCGCCATACGGTCATAGGCTGAGTCAACGGCATGGCGGTCAAAGACGAGGTCTGCACTGCGTCGCACTGCCTCGATTTCGGCCAGGGTCATTTAACAGCACCTTCCGGCAATGGCGGTTCCAGCTTCAGGCCATCCGGCACATGTACTGTTGAGGTCGGGAAGGCAATCTCCGCACCGTGATTACGAATAATCTGCTCGATCTTCAACAACACATCCTGCTTGATGGAGTGGAACTTCACCCAGTTGGTCGTATGTGTAAAGGTATAAATAAAGAAATCCAGTGACGATGGTGCAAAGGTGTTGAAATTGACCATCAGGGTCTGGCTGTCGTCGATCTCCGCGTGCTGGCGCAGCATGGTTTCAATATCTGCAAGTATGTCTGCAACCTTTGCAGCATCATCGTAGCGCAGACCGATGGTCTCGTAGATACGCCGGTGCGTCATGCGCGAAGGGTTTTCCACAGCGATACTGGCAAACATTGAATTCGGCACATAGATGGGGCGTTTGGAAAATGAGCGGATAGTCGTCAGTCGCCAGCCTATGTGCTCCACAGTGCCTTCAATTTCACGGTCAGGTGAACGAATCCAGTCGCCGATCAGGAACGGGCGGTCGAGGTAAATCATCAAGCCGCCAAAGAAATTGGACAGCAGATCCTTGGCAGCAAAACCGATGGCAATACCCCCAATGCCACCAAAAGCCAGCACGCCGGATACGCTGAAACCCAGCGACTGCAGGATAACCAGTGCCGAGGTGATGATGATAGACAGTCGTACCAGTTTGGCAATGGCATCAGCGGTGGTACGGTCATAGGGTTCGCCGCTGGACAAGCCGCGCTCGATCACAGTTTCCTGTAGTCGGGCGGTTAACCGCACCAGGAACCAGGCAACTGCGACAATTACGCCGACACGGCGAATCGGATCAACGGCGTTGAAAATGACGGCATCGGATTCGACGCGAACAATATCCGCAGCGAAGGTAATACCTACCACCCAGATCAGTAATGTCAGTGGCCGTGCTGCTGCCTGCACCACATCATCGTCCCAGGGATTGCTTGTCTTGCCGAGTCGCTGGTGGAGGCGACTTAACAGGCGCCGCTTGACGAGGTCTGCCAACATGGTGACAAACACCACGATAAATACCTGTATCACCCAGGTATTGGTGCCGGTCCAGTCAGAC of Thiogranum longum contains these proteins:
- the mfd gene encoding transcription-repair coupling factor is translated as MSQAASQTTSDADQADPLHPCLPEARQRVIWSRMYGDSLPLILAGAAQQHEGLLLVITPDSQSAEQLQSQLRFFCDDASLDILCFPDWETLPYDAFSPHQDIISERLETLCRLPELKRGVLLVPVATLLQRLPPKSFLDQYSLVLDRGDTLDLDAMRKRLETAGYRCVEQVMEHGEFAVRGALLDLFPMGSATPFRIDLFDNEIESIRTFDPETQRSIDKVQQVRLLPAREFPVDEAAIRRFRQNWRDLFEGDPQRALIYRDVSNNVIPGGIEYYLPLFVEESATLFDYLPGDCFLVESEDAHAAIDEFRQEVEERFESLRHDIERPLLPPDRLYLSDDEMRRALDNSARIELQRAEALDLHGKTLPGGASAQTTHLNYATRALPDLQIKVRTEHPAAALQNFIAGFPGRVLVCAESAGRRETLQGQLREFGLRAQTVAGWHAFLESDLDLGITVAPLEKGAWLAGENPVVLITEARLFGERALQQQQRRKPKRDAEAIVRNLTDLNIGAPVVHEDHGVGRYIGLQKLTVGGRESEFLTLEYAGNDKLYVPVASLHLISRYTGSSPESAPLHRLGSDQWEKARKRAAQRVCDVAAELLDIYARRAARQGYTFPFDADEYRAFASTFPFEETPDQASAIEAVIADMTGPQPMDRVVCGDVGFGKTEVAMRAAFVAAQAGRQVAVLVPTTLLAQQHYQNFADRFADWPIRVDVLSRFRSKKQQDDILQRYANGALDILIGTHKILQGDVKPKNLGLVIIDEEHRFGVRQKEILKALRTEVDLLTLTATPIPRTLNMSLSGLRDLSIIATPPAQRLTIKTFITEWNKATIREACLREIKRGGQVYFLHNEVDNIEIIARELRELMPEATLEVGHGQMRERELEQVMLDFYHRRFNILLCTTIIESGIDVPSANTILINRADKLGLAQLHQLRGRVGRSHHRAYAYMVVPPRKAMSDDAIKRIEAIESLEDLGSGFTLATHDLEIRGAGELLGDDQSGQIHEIGFSLYTELLERAVTALKAGRQPELERPLNHGPEVDLHLPALIPDDYMHDVHGRLILYKRIASAANEDELRELQVEMIDRFGLLPEPVKQLFEVTRLKLEAAPLGISKIDAGEESGRLLFGPEPNVDPGTIIRLIQTEPQHYRLDGSDMIRFYADMNDTEKRLHTVSNLLERLSTRSA
- a CDS encoding S-methyl-5'-thioinosine phosphorylase, giving the protein MQVTVAGIIGGTGLGRIEGLEIIRHEELETPYGKPSSPLSHGRIDGSDVVFLARHGAAHSIPPHRVNYRANMFALREAGVEQVVAVAAVGGIQADMLPGVLALPNQIIDYTWGRKHSFFDGSPGKVTHIDFTEPYCETLRHTLLNVAQSSDIQLSDGGVYGATQGPRLETAAEIDRMRRDGCTLVGMTGMPEAALARELGLCYASCSVVANRAAGFGGKAIHMEEIQQTLNSAMINVETLLINWLKTI
- a CDS encoding hypoxanthine-guanine phosphoribosyltransferase, whose protein sequence is MTLAEIEAVRRSADLVFDRHAVDSAYDRMAKDITRELCDTNPVILCVMSGGLVPTGELFTRLDFPVQLDYLHATRYQGTQGGLTLNWLARPLHDLKRRTVLVVDDILDEGLTLSAIMEYCREQDVEAVYSAVLVEKKHHRKAPGLTADFVGLEVEDRYVFGCGMDFHGYWRNLPAIYAVAGTT
- a CDS encoding mechanosensitive ion channel family protein, with translation MQNQIITMLSDWTGTNTWVIQVFIVVFVTMLADLVKRRLLSRLHQRLGKTSNPWDDDVVQAAARPLTLLIWVVGITFAADIVRVESDAVIFNAVDPIRRVGVIVAVAWFLVRLTARLQETVIERGLSSGEPYDRTTADAIAKLVRLSIIITSALVILQSLGFSVSGVLAFGGIGGIAIGFAAKDLLSNFFGGLMIYLDRPFLIGDWIRSPDREIEGTVEHIGWRLTTIRSFSKRPIYVPNSMFASIAVENPSRMTHRRIYETIGLRYDDAAKVADILADIETMLRQHAEIDDSQTLMVNFNTFAPSSLDFFIYTFTHTTNWVKFHSIKQDVLLKIEQIIRNHGAEIAFPTSTVHVPDGLKLEPPLPEGAVK
- a CDS encoding CsiV family protein, translating into MIKFTRRVFYTLFLFNSLISPILADDAPRQFDIELLIFQNLSASDGGEVWPVDYSEWFTEDTTGSNGEGTRGAPRTGKRLNNPFWLDRQNLHLAAEQVALKRSANYRPLRHIAWRQTVLDRKRAQAIELPPGGNQFSTTVEGTVRVAVERYLHLYLDLQLIDKTLVIKTDFSDNELPEFRLKEHRRMRSKELHYFDHPKFGVIALITPYTPAPSQAETAKPPATESPTKNPGQ